One Terriglobia bacterium DNA segment encodes these proteins:
- a CDS encoding sigma-70 family RNA polymerase sigma factor has translation MVVDSDLDLMLRVRQGDAASFDELLRRYRLPLVKYFCRMVRDQALAEDLAQEAFLRVYKARHRYRPDARFTTWLYRIATNLALNAIRNARGRQHQGGNGRPEDGETPLEFTDPKASVEQELIETDRGRMIREAIEALPENQRAAVILHKYQDVDYRQIAGILKVSESAVKSLLFRAYETLRARLEPLVRGGQL, from the coding sequence ATGGTGGTTGACTCGGATCTCGACTTGATGTTGCGGGTTCGCCAGGGCGATGCCGCTTCATTCGACGAACTCCTCCGGCGCTATCGCCTGCCCTTGGTCAAATACTTTTGCAGGATGGTCCGCGACCAGGCCCTGGCGGAAGACCTGGCACAGGAGGCCTTTCTCCGCGTCTACAAGGCACGCCATCGCTATCGTCCGGACGCGCGCTTTACCACCTGGCTCTACCGGATTGCCACCAACCTCGCCCTCAACGCCATTCGGAACGCGAGGGGGCGGCAGCATCAGGGTGGCAACGGCCGGCCGGAAGACGGTGAAACGCCGCTCGAATTTACCGATCCGAAGGCTTCCGTCGAGCAGGAACTGATTGAAACCGACCGCGGCCGCATGATCCGCGAAGCCATCGAGGCACTGCCGGAAAACCAGCGCGCCGCGGTGATCCTGCACAAGTACCAGGACGTGGATTACCGCCAGATTGCGGGGATATTGAAGGTGTCGGAGAGCGCCGTCAAGTCGCTGCTATTCCGCGCTTATGAGAC
- a CDS encoding ester cyclase: MKTPNLPSLWEEHTKHEFVTRDTEATLATMVEDAHVNHVPVMTGGQGKAALRDFYSRDFIPGMPPDTTLTPVSRTVGEDQLVDEMIFSFTHTQEMPWMLPGVPPTNRHVEVPLVVIVHFREGKLAHEHIYWDQASVLKQIGLLTDPKLPAFGAETARKVLNP, translated from the coding sequence ATGAAAACTCCGAACCTGCCCTCATTATGGGAAGAACATACGAAACATGAATTTGTGACGCGAGACACGGAAGCCACCTTGGCGACCATGGTGGAAGACGCTCATGTCAACCACGTGCCGGTGATGACCGGGGGACAGGGCAAGGCCGCCTTGCGGGATTTCTATTCGCGCGACTTCATCCCTGGCATGCCGCCCGACACGACATTAACGCCCGTGTCGAGGACCGTTGGCGAGGATCAGCTTGTGGACGAAATGATTTTTTCGTTCACCCACACTCAGGAAATGCCCTGGATGCTTCCCGGCGTTCCTCCAACCAACCGCCATGTTGAGGTGCCCCTGGTGGTTATCGTTCACTTTCGCGAAGGCAAGCTGGCCCACGAGCACATCTACTGGGACCAGGCTTCCGTGCTGAAGCAAATCGGGCTTCTGACGGACCCGAAGTTGCCGGCGTTCGGAGCGGAGACGGCCCGCAAGGTGCTGAACCCCTGA